The Nicotiana tabacum cultivar K326 chromosome 1, ASM71507v2, whole genome shotgun sequence genome segment TATGATTAAGGATGTGCAAAAatcttaaagaaaaataatatgaaCAGGAAGAGTATTAAGTAGCAATGTAAACGAAATAAACTGCTGCTTATAAAGCTGAAACATGATATTGGGAatagaaaatatgatttcaattTAGATTCCTAACTATATTTGAATGGCTCCAACTGAAACTAACACCTAGTCACACGTGTGAGATTCTCCTTTCCCATATTTCCTTTATTAACTATATATACATCACATGTATGATTCTTGTTGCATGGTTTATCTAGCGACAagttaataaaagaaaataactaaaaaaaataataatgtaagAGCCGTTCATTCATAAGCTTTATAGGTCatggtttttaaaaaaattatttactacATAGGGGGAGGAGGGGAAAGAAGAAGGGATACTACGGTACTAATGACGTTTAAACCCTCGATCAGTGGCAGAGCTACATTCAACTAAGGACTGTCGATATATCACTTCGCGGGAAAATTACACTATACTACtagataaatttttttattttatactatatatatttactaTACAATGACTCCCCTTAATTTTACGGTGTATTTaaattcttatattttaatacccCTTAGTGAAAATTCCGACTCTACCACTGCGCTCGACCTCAACTGTAGAAGAGATGTAGCTCATAACCGAGCTTGATGTGGCATTAGTGATAAGTTAACAtttactaaaaaggaaatacgTATATGCTTCTACTTTGATTATACGAGATGAAAGTTGCTAGTTTGCTACTACCTCAAGCTTTAGTCCATAATTCCCTTTTTTCCTTTAAATTTTGGTGAGAATCCCTAAACTAATGATAAGACACTTTTGAAATCAATAATTGAACCGGAAAAGTCCTAAAAGCAATATAGGATCTAATAAAAGATACTTCATCAGTCATTTTCATTCCTTTCTGTGTGATCCTAAAGTGCTGTCACTATAAGAATCTTTGcagaaattcaaatttttttagGAGTTCTATACAACTTACTTTTACTATTAtcctctttttaattattttataatacaTTAAACAAAGTATATTACTTAAATATTCTAGAGTCAACATCAAACTCTGATTTTTCAATCTTATTTTAATATTCATGCCTGTCAAAAATAGAGAATGAATAACCCAAAGGAAAGACAATAAATTGGGTGTAAACCATGAAAGACCAAGGTTCAAATCCAACATAGGAAAAAAACACTAGATGATTTCTTCCTACTCATTTGAATCTTGACGGATAGAGTTATCCGGTGCATATGCTGATGAAATGTACCAAATACCTAATGAATAGTCGAAGTACGCGCAAGATCATCCTGACACAACtgttataaaaaagaaaaaagaagagtaaGAGAAAGATATCTAAAGCAGAAGAAGGTACCTGCATTCATTAATTATCCAGTGAAGGACCGAAAATACTTGTGATAAGAAACTATTAGAGAACGAAAGAGCCATAAAAAGGCTTACAAGAAGAGTGAAGAAGACAAGGACAACTCACATAAAAGAGCAGTAAATTAATCCCTAACTTTGACTTGTATCCTCTTATATGTCTGCAACATCTCCATCAACAGTACCATATAGATATTGATGTTTTACCAGATAATAATCCAATAAATGCTTTTAACTTTATTCAGTCTAAGTAGTGGTCACCAATAATCAAGGACATTACAATTGACTTAAGAGATTACCTTGGACTTTGAGACAATGAGAATATGTTAACCATGAAtcactagctatcgcttttgtcAACAATTGACACTCTTAACCTTTCTACCTTCTGATGTAGCAGAAATCTCTTCTACCCACTTGTCGTGTGTGCGAACAAAGTCCCACATTGATAGCTTAAAAGTTTCCCAGGACCCTGCTACTAAGAAGGATGTTCACTTCTTAAAATATCCTTATATACGTAGGCGGATACGTGGGGAAGGGGTCAGATTTATCCCGACGGCAGCAAGAGTAACAATACTGTTTATAATGCTACAGCAGCAAGTATAGTAAGCAAAGCCCAGTACTGCAGAAGAAATTAGACGAAGTACTCCAGATACGAAGTATGGAAAGGTGTCTATAACTTCTCCCCCGGGGCCTACCCCCCAACCTAGGTAGCTAGGTGGGGTGTAGGGatctcttaatggtgtgaggTCTTTTGGAGAAAACCGTGCAGGTTTGGTGAAAAGAGGGCAATATCACATCATGTTAAGAATATCTTTGGGGCGGTTTAGCCCAACACCACCATCAACATTTAACTTCATGTTTTTGGCTTTATTTAACTTGCAAAACAACAGGATGCAGGTAGTGAAAATTAGAAAATGTCAAGAAGTGAGAGTTTATTTCTAAGTTTACCAAATCAAGAATGGGATTGGTCTCCTACACATTAAATGCTTACCGTGCAATGGAGTTAATTTTCTTGTCTCCTGAAATAAATGCACCAATAAAATTTCAATGCTTGCAATAAAACACATAAGGGTCAGAGCTTCTTACCCCTTCACCATCTTCATTGGGGAATCCAACGATCAAAGGTACAAAATGTTATATGTCAGGAACAAATAACATGGTTCATGTCATCGCATGAATAAGACAATGTCAAGATCAAACTTAACTTCATGTTGATGAATCTTATGGTATATGTTCTCATTTGCATCATAAATCCATGTTCCCTTTTATCTGAATGCAGCAGCAGCTATCCATGCCATTGAGTATTAAAGACATGTAAGGACTACCATGAACAGTAAGCTTTACATGTACGCATAATATTTATGTGCAGCAGCCTTAGCTTGCTCATCCGTGAAATGACTGAACGtctgaaacaaataaaaaatcaacTACACAGGCCATCTGACTTAATCAGACAACTTTGATAATTAGTCGGGAAGTAATATCAAGATCGCTGGGAAGGTCTCTCAGAAGAAATGGTAAGATACTATATAAACTGTTACTATACTTGACCTGATGGTCACTATATCACATTATAAGAagtggaagaagaaaaacaatgatttttttatctttcttccTCACTTATTCGGTTGGAAACTGATCGCTTGTCAGAAATTTGTAATGAACTCTGAGATGTGTCTATTTCCTGTAACTTAAAAATTAACAACATAAGGCAAACTAAACAAGTTACATGAAACGTTGTGCTTTATAACACTAAAACTGTGGTTTATGTGCAACTATAACAAGTCACATGAAACATTTTACTATATAACATTAAACTGTGGTTTATATCAACTATAATTCACTTATTCATTTCCATGAATCAAGAATAAAAGAATGCACTCCATCAAATCCTTTTTGAAGTTTTCAAGACAGCCCAATTTCTATTCAATACATGACTGCACAAGGAAATGAGCATTCGTTCTTACCCTTTTCTCCTCGTTGGACTAAGTATGAAATCATCTTCGTCATTGTTATCAGTTTTAATCGTGTTTTTGATTTTACATCGCCATTCTTTGATTCTTGCTGCAGCACTTTGGAACTCTGAGGTTTGCTCGAGATTAGTGGTGGCAGAGACTTGACACGGGTCCCTGTGCGAATTTGGTTTTGCTTCCTCTGCTTTTTTTTCTCTAGTACCTTCTTTTCTCTCTCAGGTGATACCAGACCGTGTTCCATTAACCTGCAAGTATATGCCTCAGTCCACATATTTCAACATTCTTGTAGATTCAATCTATTAAATGTTGGGTCATTCCCAATATATGAGTCAGGGAAAGATGCATAGAGGGGTAAAGTTTACGGGGAACCCAAAAGTGAAAAGGAACATGGCTAAGAATCAATATATAGCTGAAATCAAGCAAGACATATATAGATTAAGCATTAACATGATCTATGTatcgaaaataaaaataaaaattaatcagAAGCAAAGATCATAAAATTCCTCGTCCTTGAGCTAGTATTGTATTCTAAAACTTCAATATCTGGTTCATGATAAACCCATTCACTGAATGAGGTTACTTTTCAGAAAAGTCAAGTTCACTAAACAATGACTAAAATAAGAACTGAGACTATGTAATACAATCCCACTAAATGTGTTTCATTACACCTCATCCATATGGTTTCTGTATAATAGTTTGACCAAGCATTCGAGAACTAAGCTTCATACTTTTGACATCTGACAAAATTTATATTACAGTTCTTTGAGACCAAAATCGGATGGAAATATGACAGGGGATTTGGATGATATCTGGGGCTACCGCTCCATGTGGTTGAAATGTGAAATATGTCAATTCTGAATTTGGACATTGACTCCTTCATCCTGGTCCACGTGAAATGAGCACCTGACATCAACTAGCTAAAGGCTATCAATAAACTCTGAACACTTCATTGCCCTAGAGAGTCAAATTCCATCCTTTCATCCAAATAACTCATCGTATTAAAATTTCCTCCTGACATCTAAGAACTCTTCATTCTCAAAACAAACATGAAAGTTCATCCCAGAACTCCCTTTGGGACCCCTCACCCGTTGACCTGTACACATAACTCTAAGTTATATTGCTATCTGTACTCTTGAATGACAAAGCAATGGAGAAGCACCTTTTTTTACCTGTACCATCTTCAGCTTCCTCTCATCCTATGATGCAAAACTCACTTCGATACTTCTCCTGGTTGGGATCGTTTCACCCAGGAATTTAAGGGAAGAACACCGTGTTTCAAAAACTTCCTGGACAGATGTTGTCATTCCCGGgctgaatttcattgttgaaagTGAGAATTTGTGgggtaaaattcaaaaatagccagatttacaattggtcgttcaaaaatagcccagtttcaaaagtaatcgaaatttagtcacttttcatgtaaag includes the following:
- the LOC107788765 gene encoding uncharacterized protein LOC107788765; the protein is MMVVSGPACAHLNYSIGYLLPPISTVFRLMEHGLVSPEREKKVLEKKKQRKQNQIRTGTRVKSLPPLISSKPQSSKVLQQESKNGDVKSKTRLKLITMTKMISYLVQRGEKVVSG